The following coding sequences lie in one Panicum virgatum strain AP13 chromosome 6N, P.virgatum_v5, whole genome shotgun sequence genomic window:
- the LOC120678769 gene encoding formin-like protein 3, producing the protein MPRRRRPGGGPEGGGPQAGGPAPTMSASASASASAPSPPAGEPPSPPPVPGLFYCFECGRTADLHGPLPAPPSSPHRVCPNCCRGFPEDSSPPPPTASPPTPTPPPQPVLLYCCECGATVDLHGPPPAPPASSHRVCPSCCRGFLEENPPPPPPPFPGSGSGSSSSSELSDDPDDDDDDDLLSSGFESAREFIRRFVRHVPHDGALVGDFAAVAAMSALPDQPHRTGVGAAVLHGQLGLPPAPAAARGGEPPAPTASIAALPTVEVAEPAVACAICKEDLPLASQARKLPCAHLYHSSCIVTWLEMHNSCPVCRFRIPSSEGAAPVQQDSPSTRITIRFTTTTRRRGRVHAGAPVAAPVSASPTQLAQAVTGDGAGGPANSGETVSSEWPPHPESDAVMSEAREGDGFFD; encoded by the coding sequence ATGCCGAGGAGGCGGCGACCCGGAGGAGGACCCGAAGGCGGAGGGCCCCAAGCGGGAGGACCGGCCCCGACCATGtccgcgtccgcgtccgcgtccgcgtccgcgccttccccgcccgccggcgagccgccgtccccgccgccggtgcccggGCTGTTCTACTGCTTCGAGTGCGGGAGGACGGCCGACCTGCACGGGCCGCTGCCCGccccgccctcctcgccgcacCGCGTCTGCCCGAACTGCTGCCGCGGATTCCCCGAGGACtcttcccctccccctcctacTGCTtctccgccgacgccgacgccgccgccccagcccgTGCTGCTCTACTGCTGCGAGTGCGGGGCCACGGTCGACCTGCacgggccgccgcccgccccgcccgccTCGTCGCACCGCGTCTGCCCGAGCTGCTGCCGCGGATTCCTCGAGGAGaacccccctccgccgccgccgcccttccccggctccggctccggctcatcctcctcctccgagcTCTCCGACGaccccgacgacgacgacgacgacgacctcctCAGCTCGGGCTTCGAGTCCGCGCGCGAGTTCATCCGCCGCTTCGTCAGACACGTGCCCCACGACGGGGCCctcgtcggcgacttcgccgcggtcgccgccatgTCCGCGCTCCCGGACCAACCCCACCGCACCGGAGTGGGGGCCGCCGTACTCCACGGCCAGCTCGGCCTCCccccggcccccgccgccgccaggggtgGGGAGCCCCCCGCCCCTACCGCGTCCATCGCCGCGCTGCCCACGGTCGAGGTCGCCGAGCCCGCCGTAGCCTGCGCCATCTGCAAGGAGGACCTGCCCCTCGCCTCCCAGGCGCGGAAGCTCCCCTGCGCCCACCTCTACCACTCCTCCTGCATCGTCACCTGGCTCGAGATGCACAACTCCTGCCCCGTCTGCCGCTTCCGCATCCCCTCCTCGGAGGGGGCCGCGCCGGTTCAGCAGGACTCGCCGTCCACGCGGATCACCATCCGCTTCACGaccaccacccgccgccgcggccgcgtacACGCTGGTGCGCCGGTGGCTGCTCCGGTCTCGGCGTCGCCCACGCAGCTTGCGCAGGCTGTCACCGGGGACGGAGCTGGTGGACCTGCCAATAGCGGCGAGACTGTGTCGTCGGAGTGGCCTCCGCACCCCGAGTCCGATGCAGTCATGTCGGAGGCCCGCGAGGGGGATGGCTTTTTTGATTGA
- the LOC120678770 gene encoding probable protein phosphatase 2C 1 isoform X4, giving the protein MLSLPIAMLAEYLQLLMVFQVILLSTDRWAQKDVNPALFSRELMRNSSSFLKDEEVNGDPQILLMKAHAATSSIGSATVIIAVLEKTGTLKIASVGDCGLKVIRKGQVMFSIPPQEHYFDCPYQISSEAAGQTYQDALVCSVNLMDGDMIVSGSDGLFDNIFDQEIISIISESSGVDEAAKALAELARKHSVDVTFDSPYSMEARSRGFDVPWWKKVLGAKLIGGKMDDITVVVAQVKTVAVPEDEGGDIEEQKGNEQSIAISVSSAEQNEE; this is encoded by the exons ATGCTTTCTTTACCAATAGCGATGCTGGCGGAGTATTTGCAATTGCTGATGGTGTTTCAGG TCATTCTCTTATCTACTGACAGATGGGCACAAAAGGATGTCAATCCAGCTCTGTTTTCTCGAGAGCTCATGAGAAACAGCTCTAGTTTTCTCAAAGATGAGGAG GTCAATGGTGATCCTCAGATACTTCTCATGAAAGCTCATGCTGCAACTTCTTCAATTGGATCCGCAACAGT AATCATTGCGGTGCTTGAGAAGACTGGGACTCTAAAAATTGCAAGTGTGGGAGATtgtggtttgaaagttattcgCAAAG GCCAAGTAATGTTTTCAATACCCCCTCAAGAACACTACTTTGACTGTCCATACCAGATAAGCTCCGAGGCAGCTGGTCAGACATATCAGGATGCACTG GTTTGCAGTGTAAATCTCATGGATGGTGATATGATTGTGAGTGGTTCAGATGGACTTTTTGACAATATCTTTGATCAAGAGATTATTTCCATAATTTCTGAGTCATCAGGAGTAGATGAAGCTG CGAAAGCATTGGCAGAGCTTGCAAGAAAACATTCAGTTGATGTCACATTTGATTCACCCTACTCAATGGAGGCCCGGAGTAGG GGTTTTGACGTCCCATGGTGGAAGAAGGTTCTTGGAGCAAAACTAATAG GTGGCAAGATGGATGACATCACAGTTGTCGTCGCCCAAGTGAAGACTGTAGCTGTCCCAGAAGATGAG GGTGGTGACATAGAAGAACAGAAAGGGAACGAGCAAAGCATTGCTATTTCAGTTTCGTCTGCTGAACAAAATGAAGAATGA
- the LOC120678772 gene encoding proline-rich receptor-like protein kinase PERK9 isoform X1, with amino-acid sequence MSCLPRCCNHNQYNRPNDLYTKRNRRRYDEQVWDTESCLQKLQRQWCCDIWIQVICAVAQENGRPSTERGQKMFMNSQSAPIATRGGGALGALCSSWDDTREGRQTRSVDLLHPHPAGAPCRGPQPSAAPPRARPRQRQACAGPWPRRCPCGAMAEAPPLPFYLCRAWDGRGAAGRGFLPARERAGHHGRPLPLHYRAPPLQPFSSPVASPRDVLTSPLCSPSLPEPKPPLPSPAAARHGRHRCRNELTAEHPSPVTPSPRQPPSKLRLHPHKLTRPCSSPFPLCARRERRSPPPRKPPSSPAR; translated from the exons ATGTCTTGTCTGCCTAGGTGCTGTAACCATAATCAGTACAACAGGCCCAACGATTTGTACACCAAACGGAATCGCCGCAGATATGACGAACAAGTCTGGGATACAGAAAGCTGTTTGCAGAAATTGCAACGGCAGTGGTGCTGTGATAT CTGGATTCAGGTGATATGTGCGGTGGCACAGGAAAATGGAAGGCCCTCAACAGAAAGAGGGCAAAAGATGTTTATGAATTCACAGAGTGCCCCAATTGCTACG CGTGGAGGGGGAGCTCTGGGAGCACTCTGCTCCTCGTGGGACGACACGCGGGAGGGACGCCAGACGCGGTCCGTTGATTTGCTACATCCACATCCCGCGGGCGCACCATGTCGGGGCCCACAGCCCTCTGCCGCACCGCCTCGCGCCCGCCCTCGCCAGCGCCAGGCCTGCGCGGGGCCATGGCCGAGGCGATGCCCGTGCGGGGCCATGGCGgaagcgccgcccctccccttctACCTCTGCCGCGCATGGGACGGACGCGGAGCAGCGGGACGGGGTTTCCTCCCGGCGCGCGAGCGTGCCGGCCACCACGGCCGCCCGTTGCCGCTCCACTACCGCGCCCCTCCTCTGCAGCCCTTCTCCTCCCCCGTTGCCTCGCCAAGAGACGTCCTCACCTCCCCTCTCTGCTCTCCTTCCCTCCCAGAGCCCAAACCCCCACTTCCCTCTCCCGCCGcagctcgccacggtcgccatcGCTGCCGCAACGAGCTCACCGCGGAGCACCCATCTCCGGTCACCCCCAGCCCACGCCAACCCCCTAGCAAGCTTCGCCTTCATCCCCACAAGCTCACGCGCCCCTGTTCTTCGCCTTTCCCGCTCTGTGCTCGCCGggaacgccgctcgccgccgccgcgaaagCCGCCGTCGAGTCCCGCGCGGTGA
- the LOC120678772 gene encoding protein PHOTOSYSTEM I ASSEMBLY 2, chloroplastic-like isoform X2 has protein sequence MAGTGCHSLLSPLSPNIFSHRRASAVGSGACRPSKVRPQIRCCSKVDDAKDEETRPSRRKCLVCLGAVTIISTTGPTICTPNGIAADMTNKSGIQKAVCRNCNGSGAVICDMCGGTGKWKALNRKRAKDVYEFTECPNCYGEARPTRSSSTRKTRSLHTSQQKKDAMVSHCTAHCTDRSDARELLDIGMHKPYERTANA, from the exons ATGGCGGGCACCGGCTGCCACTCGCTCCTCTCGCCGCTCTCCCCCAACATCTTCTCGCACCGTCGAGCCTCCGCCGTCGGCAGCGGAGCCTGCCGGCCCAGTAAAG TGCGACCTCAGATCAGGTGTTGCTCGAAAGTTGATGATGCAAAG GATGAAGAAACTAGACCTTCAAGACGAAAATGTCTTGTCTGCCTAGGTGCTGTAACCATAATCAGTACAACAGGCCCAACGATTTGTACACCAAACGGAATCGCCGCAGATATGACGAACAAGTCTGGGATACAGAAAGCTGTTTGCAGAAATTGCAACGGCAGTGGTGCTGTGATAT GTGATATGTGCGGTGGCACAGGAAAATGGAAGGCCCTCAACAGAAAGAGGGCAAAAGATGTTTATGAATTCACAGAGTGCCCCAATTGCTACG GTGAGGCAAGGCCAACACGTTCATCCAGTACCAGAAAAACCAGAAGCCTGCATACATCTCAGCAGAAGAAAGATGCAATGGTTTCGCATTGCACGGCGCATTGCACGGATCGAAGTGACGCGAGAGAACTGTTGGACATCGGGATGCACAAGCCGTACGAGAGGACGGCGAATGCATGA
- the LOC120678771 gene encoding activator of 90 kDa heat shock protein ATPase homolog encodes MAKYGEGDKRWIVEERADGTNVHNWHWTERDCLEWSRARLSSLLAGLTVLDGEGGLTLRTVALDKLDGEAYVNIRKGKVIPGYELSLTLSWEAEAASEAGAAKVAGAAEVPYLADENADEDPDLRVTVRGDETPLARRAKDAFLARGKPLVLEKIREFVAAMAKGGPAKDELESKKTPTKGAAPAAAPGAAQAAKEQVPAPAPAAKEKKAKGKDKEGFKTIEMTEKFYCRAKDIYEILMDENRWKGFTQSNARISREVGGEFSLFDGSITGVNEELQEGKLIAQKWRFGSWPDGLYSSVRLVFDEPESGVTIIKLKQTDVPEEDKYGNSTVVENTERGWRELIFQRIRGVFGFGI; translated from the exons ATGGCCAAGTACGGCGAGGGCGACAAGCGGTGGATCGTGGAGGAGCGCGCCGACGGCACCAACGTCCACAACTGGCACTGGACGGAGCGCGACTGCCTCGAGTGGTCCCGCGCGCGGCTCTCCTCCCTGCTCGCGGGCCTCACcgtcctcgacggcgagggcggcctcACGCTCCGCACCGTCGCGCTCGACAAGCTCGACGGCGAGGCCTACGTCAACATCCGCAAGGGCAAGGTCATCCCGGGGTACGAGCTCTCCCTCACCCTCTCCTGGGAGGCCGAGGCCGCCTCCGAGGCCGGCGCCGCcaaggtcgccggcgccgctgagGTCCCCTACCTCGCCGACGAGAACGCCGACGAGGACCCCGACCTCCGCGTCACCGTCCGCGGTGACGAGACCCCGCTCGCGCGCCGCGCCAAGGACGCCTTCCTCGCCCGCGGCAAGCCCCTCGTCCTCGAGAAGATCCGCGAGttcgtcgccgccatggccaagGGCGGCCCGGCCAAGGACGAGCTCGAGTCCAAGAAGACCCCCACCAagggcgccgcccccgccgccgcgcctggcgCCGCCCAGGCTGCCAAGGAGCAGGTCCCCgctcccgcgccggcggccaagGAGAAGAAGGCCAAGGGGAAGGACAAGGAGGGGTTCAAGACGATTGAGATGACGGAGAAGTTCTACTGCCGCGCCAAGGACATATATGAGATCTTGATGGATGAGAACAGATGGAAGGGGTTCACGCAGAGCAATGCCAGGATCAGCAGAGAGGTTGGAGGGGAATTCAGCCTATTTGATGGCTCCATCACCGGCGTCAATGAGGAGCTGCAGGAAGGGAAGCTGATTGCCCAGAAATGGCGGTTTGGGAGCTGGCCAGACGGCCTATATTCCTCG GTGAGGTTGGTCTTCGATGAGCCTGAATCTGGAGTTACAATCATAAAGCTCAAACAAACTGATGTGCCTGAGGAAGACAA GTATGGTAATTCAACTGTGGTGGAGAACACGGAGAGGGGCTGGAGAGAACTCATTTTCCAGCGGATACGCGGAGTGTTTGGTTTTGGGATCTAA
- the LOC120678772 gene encoding protein PHOTOSYSTEM I ASSEMBLY 2, chloroplastic-like isoform X3, with protein sequence MAGTGCHSLLSPLSPNIFSHRRASAVGSGACRPSKVRPQIRCCSKVDDAKDEETRPSRRKCLVCLGAVTIISTTGPTICTPNGIAADMTNKSGIQKAVCRNCNGSGAVICDMCGGTGKWKALNRKRAKDVYEFTECPNCYGRGKLVCPVCLGTGLPNNKGLLRRPEAKQLLDKMYNGKILPRS encoded by the exons ATGGCGGGCACCGGCTGCCACTCGCTCCTCTCGCCGCTCTCCCCCAACATCTTCTCGCACCGTCGAGCCTCCGCCGTCGGCAGCGGAGCCTGCCGGCCCAGTAAAG TGCGACCTCAGATCAGGTGTTGCTCGAAAGTTGATGATGCAAAG GATGAAGAAACTAGACCTTCAAGACGAAAATGTCTTGTCTGCCTAGGTGCTGTAACCATAATCAGTACAACAGGCCCAACGATTTGTACACCAAACGGAATCGCCGCAGATATGACGAACAAGTCTGGGATACAGAAAGCTGTTTGCAGAAATTGCAACGGCAGTGGTGCTGTGATAT GTGATATGTGCGGTGGCACAGGAAAATGGAAGGCCCTCAACAGAAAGAGGGCAAAAGATGTTTATGAATTCACAGAGTGCCCCAATTGCTACG GCCGAGGGAAGCTGGTCTGCCCTGTCTGTCTTGGAACTGGGCTGCCTAATAATAAGGGACTCCTCCGGCGACCAGAAGCCAAGCAGTTGCTCGATAAGATGTACAACGGCAAGATATTGCCAAGGTCGTAG
- the LOC120678770 gene encoding probable protein phosphatase 2C 1 isoform X5, with protein MRNSSSFLKDEEVNGDPQILLMKAHAATSSIGSATVIIAVLEKTGTLKIASVGDCGLKVIRKGQVMFSIPPQEHYFDCPYQISSEAAGQTYQDALVCSVNLMDGDMIVSGSDGLFDNIFDQEIISIISESSGVDEAAKALAELARKHSVDVTFDSPYSMEARSRGFDVPWWKKVLGAKLIGGKMDDITVVVAQVKTVAVPEDEGGDIEEQKGNEQSIAISVSSAEQNEE; from the exons ATGAGAAACAGCTCTAGTTTTCTCAAAGATGAGGAG GTCAATGGTGATCCTCAGATACTTCTCATGAAAGCTCATGCTGCAACTTCTTCAATTGGATCCGCAACAGT AATCATTGCGGTGCTTGAGAAGACTGGGACTCTAAAAATTGCAAGTGTGGGAGATtgtggtttgaaagttattcgCAAAG GCCAAGTAATGTTTTCAATACCCCCTCAAGAACACTACTTTGACTGTCCATACCAGATAAGCTCCGAGGCAGCTGGTCAGACATATCAGGATGCACTG GTTTGCAGTGTAAATCTCATGGATGGTGATATGATTGTGAGTGGTTCAGATGGACTTTTTGACAATATCTTTGATCAAGAGATTATTTCCATAATTTCTGAGTCATCAGGAGTAGATGAAGCTG CGAAAGCATTGGCAGAGCTTGCAAGAAAACATTCAGTTGATGTCACATTTGATTCACCCTACTCAATGGAGGCCCGGAGTAGG GGTTTTGACGTCCCATGGTGGAAGAAGGTTCTTGGAGCAAAACTAATAG GTGGCAAGATGGATGACATCACAGTTGTCGTCGCCCAAGTGAAGACTGTAGCTGTCCCAGAAGATGAG GGTGGTGACATAGAAGAACAGAAAGGGAACGAGCAAAGCATTGCTATTTCAGTTTCGTCTGCTGAACAAAATGAAGAATGA
- the LOC120678772 gene encoding protein PHOTOSYSTEM I ASSEMBLY 2, chloroplastic-like isoform X4 → MAGTGCHSLLSPLSPNIFSHRRASAVGSGACRPSKVRPQIRCCSKVDDAKDEETRPSRRKCLVCLGAVTIISTTGPTICTPNGIAADMTNKSGIQKAVCRNCNGSGAVICDMCGGTGKWKALNRKRAKDVYEFTECPNCYAWRGSSGSTLLLVGRHAGGTPDAVR, encoded by the exons ATGGCGGGCACCGGCTGCCACTCGCTCCTCTCGCCGCTCTCCCCCAACATCTTCTCGCACCGTCGAGCCTCCGCCGTCGGCAGCGGAGCCTGCCGGCCCAGTAAAG TGCGACCTCAGATCAGGTGTTGCTCGAAAGTTGATGATGCAAAG GATGAAGAAACTAGACCTTCAAGACGAAAATGTCTTGTCTGCCTAGGTGCTGTAACCATAATCAGTACAACAGGCCCAACGATTTGTACACCAAACGGAATCGCCGCAGATATGACGAACAAGTCTGGGATACAGAAAGCTGTTTGCAGAAATTGCAACGGCAGTGGTGCTGTGATAT GTGATATGTGCGGTGGCACAGGAAAATGGAAGGCCCTCAACAGAAAGAGGGCAAAAGATGTTTATGAATTCACAGAGTGCCCCAATTGCTACG CGTGGAGGGGGAGCTCTGGGAGCACTCTGCTCCTCGTGGGACGACACGCGGGAGGGACGCCAGACGCGGTCCGTTGA
- the LOC120678770 gene encoding probable protein phosphatase 2C 1 isoform X2, translating into MAASTASRLSPPRFHVRPRSPHPPPRRSRYCPVRAAKLEAVLSIGTHLIPHPRKAASGGEDAFFTNSDAGGVFAIADGVSGWAQKDVNPALFSRELMRNSSSFLKDEEVNGDPQILLMKAHAATSSIGSATVIIAVLEKTGTLKIASVGDCGLKVIRKGQVMFSIPPQEHYFDCPYQISSEAAGQTYQDALVCSVNLMDGDMIVSGSDGLFDNIFDQEIISIISESSGVDEAAKALAELARKHSVDVTFDSPYSMEARSRGFDVPWWKKVLGAKLIGGKMDDITVVVAQVKTVAVPEDEGGDIEEQKGNEQSIAISVSSAEQNEE; encoded by the exons ATGGCGGCCTCCACCGCTTCCCGCCTCTCGCCCCCTCGCTTCCACGTCCGCCCCCGGTCTCCTcatcctccacctcgccgctcgcgctACTGCCCCGTCCGCGCCGCCAA GTTGGAAGCCGTGTTGTCTATTGGTACTCATCTAATCCCACACCCAAGAAAG GCTGCTAGTGGTGGAGAAGATGCTTTCTTTACCAATAGCGATGCTGGCGGAGTATTTGCAATTGCTGATGGTGTTTCAGG ATGGGCACAAAAGGATGTCAATCCAGCTCTGTTTTCTCGAGAGCTCATGAGAAACAGCTCTAGTTTTCTCAAAGATGAGGAG GTCAATGGTGATCCTCAGATACTTCTCATGAAAGCTCATGCTGCAACTTCTTCAATTGGATCCGCAACAGT AATCATTGCGGTGCTTGAGAAGACTGGGACTCTAAAAATTGCAAGTGTGGGAGATtgtggtttgaaagttattcgCAAAG GCCAAGTAATGTTTTCAATACCCCCTCAAGAACACTACTTTGACTGTCCATACCAGATAAGCTCCGAGGCAGCTGGTCAGACATATCAGGATGCACTG GTTTGCAGTGTAAATCTCATGGATGGTGATATGATTGTGAGTGGTTCAGATGGACTTTTTGACAATATCTTTGATCAAGAGATTATTTCCATAATTTCTGAGTCATCAGGAGTAGATGAAGCTG CGAAAGCATTGGCAGAGCTTGCAAGAAAACATTCAGTTGATGTCACATTTGATTCACCCTACTCAATGGAGGCCCGGAGTAGG GGTTTTGACGTCCCATGGTGGAAGAAGGTTCTTGGAGCAAAACTAATAG GTGGCAAGATGGATGACATCACAGTTGTCGTCGCCCAAGTGAAGACTGTAGCTGTCCCAGAAGATGAG GGTGGTGACATAGAAGAACAGAAAGGGAACGAGCAAAGCATTGCTATTTCAGTTTCGTCTGCTGAACAAAATGAAGAATGA
- the LOC120678770 gene encoding probable protein phosphatase 2C 1 isoform X3, with amino-acid sequence MLSLPIAMLAEYLQLLMVFQVILLSTDRWAQKDVNPALFSRELMRNSSSFLKDEELQVNGDPQILLMKAHAATSSIGSATVIIAVLEKTGTLKIASVGDCGLKVIRKGQVMFSIPPQEHYFDCPYQISSEAAGQTYQDALVCSVNLMDGDMIVSGSDGLFDNIFDQEIISIISESSGVDEAAKALAELARKHSVDVTFDSPYSMEARSRGFDVPWWKKVLGAKLIGGKMDDITVVVAQVKTVAVPEDEGGDIEEQKGNEQSIAISVSSAEQNEE; translated from the exons ATGCTTTCTTTACCAATAGCGATGCTGGCGGAGTATTTGCAATTGCTGATGGTGTTTCAGG TCATTCTCTTATCTACTGACAGATGGGCACAAAAGGATGTCAATCCAGCTCTGTTTTCTCGAGAGCTCATGAGAAACAGCTCTAGTTTTCTCAAAGATGAGGAG TTGCAGGTCAATGGTGATCCTCAGATACTTCTCATGAAAGCTCATGCTGCAACTTCTTCAATTGGATCCGCAACAGT AATCATTGCGGTGCTTGAGAAGACTGGGACTCTAAAAATTGCAAGTGTGGGAGATtgtggtttgaaagttattcgCAAAG GCCAAGTAATGTTTTCAATACCCCCTCAAGAACACTACTTTGACTGTCCATACCAGATAAGCTCCGAGGCAGCTGGTCAGACATATCAGGATGCACTG GTTTGCAGTGTAAATCTCATGGATGGTGATATGATTGTGAGTGGTTCAGATGGACTTTTTGACAATATCTTTGATCAAGAGATTATTTCCATAATTTCTGAGTCATCAGGAGTAGATGAAGCTG CGAAAGCATTGGCAGAGCTTGCAAGAAAACATTCAGTTGATGTCACATTTGATTCACCCTACTCAATGGAGGCCCGGAGTAGG GGTTTTGACGTCCCATGGTGGAAGAAGGTTCTTGGAGCAAAACTAATAG GTGGCAAGATGGATGACATCACAGTTGTCGTCGCCCAAGTGAAGACTGTAGCTGTCCCAGAAGATGAG GGTGGTGACATAGAAGAACAGAAAGGGAACGAGCAAAGCATTGCTATTTCAGTTTCGTCTGCTGAACAAAATGAAGAATGA
- the LOC120678770 gene encoding probable protein phosphatase 2C 1 isoform X1, whose product MAASTASRLSPPRFHVRPRSPHPPPRRSRYCPVRAAKLEAVLSIGTHLIPHPRKAASGGEDAFFTNSDAGGVFAIADGVSGWAQKDVNPALFSRELMRNSSSFLKDEELQVNGDPQILLMKAHAATSSIGSATVIIAVLEKTGTLKIASVGDCGLKVIRKGQVMFSIPPQEHYFDCPYQISSEAAGQTYQDALVCSVNLMDGDMIVSGSDGLFDNIFDQEIISIISESSGVDEAAKALAELARKHSVDVTFDSPYSMEARSRGFDVPWWKKVLGAKLIGGKMDDITVVVAQVKTVAVPEDEGGDIEEQKGNEQSIAISVSSAEQNEE is encoded by the exons ATGGCGGCCTCCACCGCTTCCCGCCTCTCGCCCCCTCGCTTCCACGTCCGCCCCCGGTCTCCTcatcctccacctcgccgctcgcgctACTGCCCCGTCCGCGCCGCCAA GTTGGAAGCCGTGTTGTCTATTGGTACTCATCTAATCCCACACCCAAGAAAG GCTGCTAGTGGTGGAGAAGATGCTTTCTTTACCAATAGCGATGCTGGCGGAGTATTTGCAATTGCTGATGGTGTTTCAGG ATGGGCACAAAAGGATGTCAATCCAGCTCTGTTTTCTCGAGAGCTCATGAGAAACAGCTCTAGTTTTCTCAAAGATGAGGAG TTGCAGGTCAATGGTGATCCTCAGATACTTCTCATGAAAGCTCATGCTGCAACTTCTTCAATTGGATCCGCAACAGT AATCATTGCGGTGCTTGAGAAGACTGGGACTCTAAAAATTGCAAGTGTGGGAGATtgtggtttgaaagttattcgCAAAG GCCAAGTAATGTTTTCAATACCCCCTCAAGAACACTACTTTGACTGTCCATACCAGATAAGCTCCGAGGCAGCTGGTCAGACATATCAGGATGCACTG GTTTGCAGTGTAAATCTCATGGATGGTGATATGATTGTGAGTGGTTCAGATGGACTTTTTGACAATATCTTTGATCAAGAGATTATTTCCATAATTTCTGAGTCATCAGGAGTAGATGAAGCTG CGAAAGCATTGGCAGAGCTTGCAAGAAAACATTCAGTTGATGTCACATTTGATTCACCCTACTCAATGGAGGCCCGGAGTAGG GGTTTTGACGTCCCATGGTGGAAGAAGGTTCTTGGAGCAAAACTAATAG GTGGCAAGATGGATGACATCACAGTTGTCGTCGCCCAAGTGAAGACTGTAGCTGTCCCAGAAGATGAG GGTGGTGACATAGAAGAACAGAAAGGGAACGAGCAAAGCATTGCTATTTCAGTTTCGTCTGCTGAACAAAATGAAGAATGA